Proteins found in one Amycolatopsis aidingensis genomic segment:
- a CDS encoding LolA-like protein, whose translation MRKTALAAGGFALVLALTGCGGESIEGQAQTYGNAQELVQAALTGTEKSQTAKFSFDMNVAGMTMKANGEGRFDSENPAMSMTMDMLGQNIELRLVDDALYLKQPQATGDKPWTKASKDGTDPMSRAMGGSIEQMTSQMDVRNALDQIKAAGTITSSEQTELNGQPATHYVVELDFQKLLEQESASLPQGVNEQMAGKLDKLPMELWLSADELPLQVTMDMAKVMEAAGAPAGQGGKVTMTYSDWGAPVNIEAPPADQVQGN comes from the coding sequence ATGCGCAAGACGGCCCTCGCGGCTGGGGGTTTCGCATTGGTCCTCGCGCTCACCGGTTGCGGTGGCGAGAGCATCGAGGGTCAGGCGCAGACCTACGGTAATGCACAGGAGCTGGTCCAGGCCGCTCTGACCGGCACCGAGAAGAGCCAGACCGCGAAGTTCAGCTTCGATATGAACGTCGCCGGAATGACCATGAAGGCCAATGGCGAGGGTCGCTTCGACAGTGAGAACCCGGCCATGTCGATGACGATGGACATGCTCGGCCAGAACATCGAGCTGCGGCTGGTCGACGACGCGCTGTACCTCAAGCAGCCGCAGGCCACCGGGGACAAGCCCTGGACCAAGGCCAGCAAGGACGGCACCGACCCGATGTCCCGCGCGATGGGCGGCAGCATCGAGCAGATGACCTCGCAGATGGACGTGCGCAACGCGCTCGACCAGATCAAGGCGGCCGGCACGATCACCAGCAGCGAGCAGACCGAGCTGAACGGGCAGCCCGCGACGCACTACGTGGTCGAGCTCGACTTCCAGAAGCTGCTGGAGCAGGAGTCCGCCAGCCTGCCGCAGGGCGTGAACGAGCAGATGGCAGGCAAGCTCGACAAGCTGCCGATGGAGCTGTGGCTGAGCGCCGACGAGCTGCCGCTGCAGGTCACCATGGACATGGCCAAGGTGATGGAGGCCGCGGGCGCACCCGCGGGGCAGGGCGGCAAGGTCACCATGACGTACTCCGACTGGGGGGCGCCGGTGAACATCGAGGCGCCGCCTGCCGACCAGGTCCAGGGGAACTGA
- the rsgA gene encoding ribosome small subunit-dependent GTPase A — protein sequence MARRDWRTLDESDVRVRPGKGSRPRSKLRPAHADAAAAMVLAVDRGRWTCAVDCDPDRVVTAMRARELGRTPVVVGDNVRLVGDVSGRPDTLARIVRVDERSSVLRRTADDTDPYERIVVANAEQLLIVTALADPPPRTGFIDRCLVACYTGGLEPLLCLTKADLATPDELLAGYADLAVPAVVTRHDEDSPELAERLRGRVSALVGHSGVGKSTLVNRMVPEADLATGVVSAIGKGRHTSVGAVALALPDGGWVVDTPGIRSFGLAHVTADDIVGAFPEFAEAAEECPSGCGHLGPPGDPDCALDAVLAEDTSTAATAGRLASLRRLLSSRAGIEP from the coding sequence TTGGCCCGCAGGGACTGGCGCACGCTGGACGAGTCCGACGTCCGGGTACGCCCTGGCAAGGGCAGCAGACCGCGCAGCAAGCTCCGTCCAGCCCACGCCGACGCGGCAGCCGCGATGGTGCTCGCCGTGGACCGGGGCCGGTGGACCTGCGCGGTGGACTGCGACCCGGACCGGGTGGTGACCGCCATGCGCGCCCGCGAACTCGGGCGGACGCCGGTGGTGGTCGGGGACAACGTGCGGCTGGTCGGCGACGTCAGCGGCAGGCCGGACACCCTGGCCAGGATCGTGCGGGTTGACGAGCGCAGCAGCGTGCTGCGCAGGACCGCGGACGATACCGACCCCTACGAGCGCATCGTGGTCGCCAACGCGGAGCAACTGCTGATCGTCACCGCGCTGGCCGACCCGCCACCGCGGACCGGGTTCATCGACCGCTGCCTCGTCGCCTGCTACACGGGTGGGCTCGAGCCCCTGCTCTGCCTGACCAAGGCCGACCTCGCCACGCCGGACGAGCTGCTGGCCGGTTACGCGGACCTGGCGGTGCCCGCGGTGGTCACCCGGCACGACGAGGACTCACCCGAGCTGGCCGAACGGCTGCGCGGCCGGGTGTCGGCCCTGGTCGGGCACTCAGGGGTGGGCAAGTCCACCCTGGTCAACCGCATGGTGCCGGAAGCGGACCTGGCCACCGGCGTGGTCAGCGCGATCGGCAAGGGGAGGCACACCTCGGTCGGGGCGGTCGCGCTGGCCCTGCCCGACGGCGGCTGGGTGGTGGACACGCCGGGGATCCGGTCCTTCGGCCTGGCCCATGTGACCGCCGACGACATCGTCGGTGCCTTCCCCGAGTTCGCCGAGGCCGCCGAGGAGTGCCCCTCCGGCTGCGGGCACCTCGGCCCGCCGGGCGATCCGGACTGCGCACTGGACGCCGTGCTGGCCGAGGACACCAGCACCGCTGCCACCGCGGGCAGGCTGGCCTCCCTGCGCAGATTGCTGTCCTCACGCGCGGGCATCGAACCGTGA
- the ybaK gene encoding Cys-tRNA(Pro) deacylase yields the protein MAGKGTPATALLAKRQVWHALHSYEHDPRQDSYGAEAAEALGLDPERVFKTLVAEVDGTLTVGVVPVTGQLDLKALAAAVGGKKARMAEVAAAQRATGYVAGGISPLGQRGNLPIVVDATAELFDTVHCSAGRRGLEVELAPADLIRLTGAVVAEIAC from the coding sequence GTGGCAGGCAAAGGCACCCCGGCGACCGCCCTGCTGGCGAAGCGGCAGGTGTGGCATGCGCTGCACTCCTACGAACACGACCCGCGACAGGACTCCTACGGCGCGGAGGCGGCCGAGGCGCTCGGCCTGGACCCCGAACGGGTGTTCAAGACCCTGGTCGCCGAGGTGGACGGCACGCTGACCGTGGGTGTGGTTCCGGTCACCGGCCAGCTCGATCTCAAGGCGCTGGCCGCGGCGGTGGGCGGCAAGAAGGCCAGGATGGCCGAGGTGGCGGCGGCCCAGCGCGCCACCGGCTACGTGGCAGGCGGGATCTCCCCGCTCGGGCAGCGCGGCAACCTGCCCATCGTGGTGGACGCCACCGCCGAGCTGTTCGACACGGTGCACTGCTCGGCAGGCAGGCGCGGGCTCGAGGTGGAGCTGGCCCCTGCCGACCTGATCCGGCTCACCGGGGCCGTGGTCGCCGAGATCGCCTGCTGA
- a CDS encoding alpha/beta hydrolase family protein: MTRLEIDTVHGPARAELHCAEEGVAALLLGHGAGGGIDAPDLVAATRAAQAAGVHVALVEQPYRVAGRRAPAPANQLDTAWLTVAEELSGRWFDDLPMVFGGRSSGARVACRTAAAAQVAAVLCLAFPLHPPGKPEKTRQAELDAVEVPALIVQGERDPFGRPEAGNHHELVLLDGDHSLRADLDGIARATGEWLGRVLRPLV, from the coding sequence ATGACCCGCCTGGAGATCGACACCGTGCACGGCCCCGCGCGTGCCGAGCTGCACTGTGCCGAGGAGGGGGTCGCGGCGCTGCTGCTCGGCCACGGCGCGGGTGGCGGGATCGACGCCCCGGACCTGGTGGCCGCCACCAGGGCGGCCCAGGCCGCCGGGGTGCATGTCGCGCTGGTCGAGCAGCCGTACCGGGTCGCCGGCAGGCGGGCGCCCGCACCGGCGAACCAGCTGGACACCGCCTGGCTGACGGTGGCCGAGGAGCTGTCCGGCCGGTGGTTCGACGACCTGCCCATGGTGTTCGGGGGCCGGTCCTCGGGCGCCAGGGTGGCCTGCCGCACGGCGGCCGCCGCGCAGGTGGCCGCGGTGCTGTGCCTGGCCTTCCCGCTGCACCCGCCAGGCAAGCCGGAGAAGACCCGGCAGGCCGAGCTGGACGCCGTGGAGGTACCGGCCCTGATCGTGCAGGGGGAGCGGGACCCGTTCGGCCGCCCGGAGGCGGGCAACCACCACGAGCTGGTCCTGCTCGATGGGGACCACAGCCTGCGCGCCGACCTGGACGGGATCGCCAGGGCCACCGGTGAATGGCTCGGACGGGTGCTGCGCCCGCTGGTCTAG